Genomic segment of Kibdelosporangium phytohabitans:
TCGGTCATCGCCTTGGTGTCCACGCCGGGCCCGGCCGTCGAGGACTTCACCAGGAAGAACACCCCGGCACCGGCCAGCACAGCCGCGACGATCACCAGCACGAGCGGGTACCTCGGCCGCGGCGGCGCGGGCTCGCCGACCTCGTCGTCGAGCAGGTCGGTGTCGTCGGACTGCGGTTCGACCGGCTCTGACGGCTCAGCCGACTCGGACGGCTCGACATCGACGACGGCCGACGGCTTCGGCTGTGACCGGCGGTTGTGCCCGGCGACCTTGACCCGGCGAGCCGGTTTCTGCTGCTTCACGGTCATTGCGCACCCACTTCCACTGCCCGCAGCGAGCTGAGCTTCCAGCCGGACCCGGTCCGGTTCAGTCCGGCCTCGAACCGGTTGCGCCGGACCGCGGCCTCACCGCCCTGCGGCGTGACGGTGATCTCCACGGCGGCGATGACCTGGGCGTTGTCGTTGTCCACATCGGTCACCGCCGCGTCGACGACCTTGCCGACGGTGGTGGACTTGCCTTCTTCGAGCCGTTTGCGGCTGTCGTCGCGGCTCTGCAACAGGCTGTCGCGCAGCGTGCCGGTCGACGACTCCAGCCAGCGGTCGAGTCCATCGTCGATGCGCTGGTAGTCCAAAGTGGTCAGGTTGGCGATGCCCTGCTCGCCGACTCTGAGCACTTCCTGGCGGGTGTCGGCGTACGCGTCGGCGGCGTTCGCCGACCGCAGCCACATCCAGCCGGACCAGCCCGCGAACACCGCCGCGACGGTCACGAGGACGATTGTGAACACCTTCACCGGCCACCTCCGAGGACCTGGGTGAGCGTTGTCGGGCCCTGCGGAGCGGGGCTGAGCGCGACCATCGGCGGCGGGTCGGGCACCGGCCCGCCCTTGGGCGCGTTCTGCGATCCGCGAACCGAACTCGCGTTGCCGTACGGCAACGCGCAATGCGCGTTCGTGTTGAACGGCGCGGGGCTGATGTCCTTGCCCGGCCGGTAGGTCGTGCTCTCGTAGCCCTTGCGGCACGGCGGCGGGTCGTAGAAGTTCAGGATCAGCGCCGTGTTGCCTTCGCCGTTCGGGCCGATGATGCGGTAGCCGTCGGCCACCGCTTTCGGGTAGCTGGCCAGCAGTTGCTCGAAGGCGGGGCCGCGGCTGGCGAAGATCTGCGCCGGCGTGAGCAGGTTGGCCAGCACCACACCGAGTTCGGTGCCGGATTCCCTGAGCAGGCCGGTGACCTCCGCCGACACCCCCGGTGTCGCCTTGATCAGGCTGCGCAGGTCACCGTCGGACTTCCTGAGCTGGCCGGCCAGCAGCCGGGCGTCCTCGCTGAAGCCGGTGATCGACGACGACAGCTGCTCCTGCGTGAGCAGGACCGTACCGCTGTCGGTGATCAGGTCCTTGGTCTGCGGCAGGTACTGCGACGCCGTCCTGACGAAATCGGCCTGGTTGTCCAGCAGCGCCCGCAGGTCGTTGCCACGGCCGCGGAACGCGTCGCTGAGCTCGTCGACCACCGTCTGCAGCGAGTCGATCGGCACCGACTTGACCAGGCTGTCCAAATCGGACAGCACGGACTGCACGGGCATCGGCAGGTGCACGCCGGTGATCACGGACCCCTCCCGCAGGTACGGCCCGTCGTCGCGGCGGGGTCTGAGGTCCATGTACTGCTCGCCGACCGCCGAGCGGTTGGCCACGACCGCGACCAGGTCGGCCGGGATCTCGGGTGCTCCGGGATCGAGCCGCAGCTCGGCCTCGATGCCGTCGTCGGTCAGCCGCATCGGCCCGACCCGCCCGACCCGCACACCCCGGTAGGTGACCTCGGAGTTGGTGAACAGCCCGCCGGACTCCGGCATCCTCGCCGTGACGGCCATCCCGCGCCCGCCCAACAGCTGGTCCAGCCCGGCGTAGCTGGCGCCGACGTAGCTCACGCCGACCAGCGCGATCACCAGGAAGATCGCCACCTGCAGCTTGATCCGACGACTGAGCATCAGCGGCCTCCTGGTGTGCCGACCGGCGGGTCCATCGGCCGCAGCGGCACGACCGGTGCCTCGGGGTCGTAGACGACCGGGGACAGTTCGATGAACACGTTCAGGTAGTCGCCCTTGATCGCCTGCGCCGCCTTGTCGGTGAACGGGTAGGTCAGCAGCAGTTCGAACGACTGCGGCAGCTTCTCCCCCGCCGCGGCCAGCGCGCGCAGCGTGGGCGCGAGCGCCTTGAAGTCCGCGACGATGTCGTCCTTGGACTTGTTCACCGTGTCCACGGCCACCTTCGACAGGGTGTCCAGCGACTTCAGCAACCCGACGAG
This window contains:
- a CDS encoding MlaD family protein → MLSRRIKLQVAIFLVIALVGVSYVGASYAGLDQLLGGRGMAVTARMPESGGLFTNSEVTYRGVRVGRVGPMRLTDDGIEAELRLDPGAPEIPADLVAVVANRSAVGEQYMDLRPRRDDGPYLREGSVITGVHLPMPVQSVLSDLDSLVKSVPIDSLQTVVDELSDAFRGRGNDLRALLDNQADFVRTASQYLPQTKDLITDSGTVLLTQEQLSSSITGFSEDARLLAGQLRKSDGDLRSLIKATPGVSAEVTGLLRESGTELGVVLANLLTPAQIFASRGPAFEQLLASYPKAVADGYRIIGPNGEGNTALILNFYDPPPCRKGYESTTYRPGKDISPAPFNTNAHCALPYGNASSVRGSQNAPKGGPVPDPPPMVALSPAPQGPTTLTQVLGGGR